A window of Chitinophaga sp. MM2321 contains these coding sequences:
- a CDS encoding PNGase F N-terminal domain-containing protein: MKGFFVWTTGLIMATMPVLAQKKKQIDSAAAIITYGYLSNGKEVSGNGLQLIIDHNRAHIVAGGTKQKEQQYLHLGEAATYQVLGTPNGDIYTLRKPFAEYTSAELLPDTATILGYVCKKAKLFIRSNTIEVWYTNALQLKGTPNITIAPGLGLVLRIVRNGNSETIARKITYRKITDKELAWPTNLGQQVDDAAYMRQVIDSRYSTVPVFNQEQISWGNPITNPAGEQLNQTYHYAGGTVILKKVKLPETGKDTTMFAELIQYSNGDAYDRTGSVFMIPADKATSFLDGLQKGVGALPLFTAKNGKSYQGMVATENYLPALEILRFFTPFGVRHFNEQVKIQGYKWADSVIYKQDITELQSRLQGEVWLGVYIGNYDKGGHKVSLSFKYYPGDREDENHSAPDWVYPVFNTTNLMEMAGQEYPTLFDRDSLSVTVNIPEGIKNIQLRYITTGHGGWGGGDEFNPKQNEIFVDGKRAYHFIPWRTDCATYRLSNPASGNFGNGLSSSDLSRSNWCPGTLTSPVIISLPDITPGIHTIKVAIPQGKPAGTSQNFWDVSGALIGEKIH, translated from the coding sequence ATGAAAGGATTTTTTGTTTGGACGACGGGCCTGATAATGGCCACCATGCCAGTACTGGCGCAGAAAAAGAAACAGATAGATAGTGCCGCCGCCATTATCACCTATGGTTACCTCAGCAACGGAAAGGAAGTTTCCGGCAACGGACTGCAACTCATTATTGACCACAACCGCGCACATATTGTTGCGGGAGGAACAAAACAAAAAGAACAACAATACCTGCATTTGGGAGAAGCCGCCACTTACCAGGTACTTGGCACTCCTAACGGGGACATATATACGCTCAGGAAGCCCTTTGCGGAATATACTTCGGCCGAACTGCTGCCGGATACGGCTACCATCCTGGGGTATGTATGTAAAAAAGCAAAACTGTTCATACGCTCCAACACCATCGAAGTATGGTATACCAACGCGCTGCAACTGAAAGGAACACCCAATATCACCATCGCTCCGGGGCTTGGCCTTGTACTCAGGATTGTACGCAATGGTAACAGCGAAACCATCGCCAGGAAGATAACGTATCGCAAAATAACCGACAAGGAGCTGGCATGGCCCACCAATCTTGGACAACAAGTGGATGATGCCGCCTACATGCGGCAGGTGATAGACAGCCGTTACAGTACTGTGCCTGTCTTTAACCAGGAACAGATCAGCTGGGGCAATCCCATCACGAATCCTGCGGGCGAACAGCTCAATCAAACCTATCATTACGCCGGCGGTACCGTGATCCTTAAAAAGGTGAAACTCCCTGAAACGGGAAAAGACACCACCATGTTTGCAGAGCTGATACAATATTCCAACGGGGATGCTTACGACAGAACGGGCTCAGTGTTTATGATCCCGGCAGATAAGGCCACCTCTTTCCTCGATGGGTTGCAGAAGGGCGTAGGTGCGTTGCCGTTATTTACCGCTAAAAACGGTAAAAGCTACCAGGGAATGGTAGCCACAGAAAACTATCTGCCTGCGCTGGAGATCCTGCGGTTTTTTACACCTTTTGGCGTGCGCCATTTTAATGAGCAGGTAAAGATCCAGGGATATAAATGGGCGGATTCCGTTATCTATAAACAAGATATTACCGAACTGCAAAGCCGCCTCCAGGGCGAAGTGTGGCTGGGCGTATACATCGGCAACTATGATAAGGGCGGACATAAAGTAAGTCTTAGCTTCAAATATTATCCGGGAGACAGGGAAGATGAGAACCACTCCGCACCCGACTGGGTTTATCCCGTATTCAACACCACTAACCTGATGGAAATGGCCGGACAGGAATACCCTACCCTCTTCGATCGGGATTCATTATCCGTTACGGTCAACATTCCGGAAGGAATTAAGAACATACAGTTGCGCTATATCACCACCGGTCATGGAGGCTGGGGCGGCGGTGATGAATTTAACCCGAAACAGAACGAAATTTTTGTAGATGGGAAACGGGCGTATCACTTCATACCCTGGCGTACCGATTGCGCCACGTATCGCCTGTCAAATCCGGCTTCGGGCAACTTTGGCAATGGCCTGTCCTCATCGGACCTGAGCCGCTCCAATTGGTGCCCTGGCACGCTTACTTCTCCGGTTATCATCTCACTACCTGATATTACACCCGGTATACACACCATTAAAGTGGCTATTCCGCAAGGTAAACCTGCTGGTACAAGTCAGAACTTCTGGGATGTTTCGGGTGCATTAATTGGAGAAAAAATTCATTAA
- a CDS encoding L-threonylcarbamoyladenylate synthase: MLLNVHPDNPNPRHLKTIVECLKDGGIIIYPTDTVYGLGCDITQHKAIERIARIKQVDPRKAHFSFICYDLSHLSDYAKSVDTPVFRMLKKALPGPYTFILPASRLVPKLLKTKKDTVGIRVPDNNICRTIVQELGNPLMSTTLPIEDYVEEYTDPEIIYEKFGKLVDIVVDGGPGGMAFSTVVDCTGPVPELIREGLGSFEEIS; this comes from the coding sequence ATGTTGTTAAACGTACATCCCGATAACCCGAATCCGCGTCATTTGAAAACGATCGTTGAATGTTTGAAGGATGGTGGGATCATCATTTATCCAACTGACACCGTATATGGTCTTGGTTGTGATATTACGCAGCACAAAGCGATTGAGCGCATTGCGCGTATTAAACAGGTAGATCCGAGGAAGGCGCATTTTTCATTTATCTGTTATGACCTGAGCCATTTATCGGATTACGCCAAAAGCGTGGATACACCGGTTTTCAGGATGCTGAAAAAGGCGCTTCCCGGCCCTTATACATTTATTCTTCCTGCCAGCAGGCTGGTACCCAAATTGTTGAAAACGAAGAAAGATACCGTAGGGATCAGGGTGCCTGATAATAATATTTGCAGAACGATTGTACAGGAACTGGGTAACCCGTTAATGAGTACTACCCTGCCTATAGAAGACTACGTGGAAGAATATACGGACCCGGAAATTATTTATGAGAAGTTTGGCAAGCTGGTAGACATTGTTGTGGATGGTGGCCCCGGCGGCATGGCATTTTCCACGGTAGTGGATTGTACCGGTCCGGTACCGGAGCTGATCCGCGAAGGTCTTGGCAGCTTTGAGGAAATATCCTGA
- the pnuC gene encoding nicotinamide riboside transporter PnuC gives MNEISEGLLQGLHEMTGLEAVAVLFAVLSVIFQKKNNILVYPTGIISTGIYTYLLSREHFKLYADATLNAYYLVMSVYGWLYWAKKGPQKTPIKITRSTKTELLTAVIIAVAGWGIFYLLLVNFSDSNVPVMDAFISAVACSGMWLLAKRKLENWILLNISNFVAVPLLFYKHLYLTAFLTIFLFIIAIFGFISWRKTVQQEEISHS, from the coding sequence ATGAACGAGATATCCGAAGGGCTTTTGCAGGGGCTGCACGAAATGACAGGGCTGGAAGCAGTGGCGGTATTGTTTGCAGTCTTGTCTGTTATCTTTCAGAAAAAAAATAATATCCTGGTATACCCTACTGGTATTATCAGTACGGGTATTTATACGTATCTCTTGTCCAGAGAACATTTCAAGTTGTATGCAGATGCTACGCTCAACGCCTACTACCTGGTAATGAGCGTGTATGGCTGGTTGTACTGGGCAAAGAAGGGACCGCAAAAGACCCCCATAAAAATTACGCGCAGTACAAAAACGGAATTATTAACAGCGGTTATTATTGCCGTTGCTGGCTGGGGTATTTTTTATCTGTTGCTGGTCAATTTTTCTGATTCCAATGTACCGGTAATGGATGCCTTTATTTCTGCGGTGGCCTGTAGTGGCATGTGGTTGCTGGCAAAACGCAAGCTGGAAAACTGGATACTACTCAACATTTCCAACTTTGTAGCCGTGCCGCTGCTTTTTTACAAGCACTTATATCTTACCGCCTTTCTTACCATCTTTTTATTTATCATTGCCATATTCGGATTTATCAGTTGGAGGAAAACAGTGCAGCAGGAAGAAATTTCCCATTCATGA
- a CDS encoding mechanosensitive ion channel family protein, producing MRFVFTLLSTAAIVIAGLSAVAQTTDSSKATRDAITNTQLVNTTRLLRESDSLLKADAAEKAALQEQLLQLKNNNDQHKQALLQKLAGFEQTDSLKNITRRQRINELKAVTIGIPVTPFGDTLFSVYNKLGPLQPSERAENTIRKIQQLEKDPFFSPDSLLVVPNENNVDVIYNDLILLTVTDDDALWLELDKNQVAANYATIIRKTILQQKEQNSLQYILIRIAWLALILVIFGIIVYFINRLFKRLRIRLVKHKDRYFKGVKVKEYPLLNQQKQLGIAYSILRVARIVLILFIFYITLPFIFSIFPWTKGIADKLINWTLSPIKSMLLGLLHYLPKLLTILVIYIITRYLVKLVNYLAAEVAVGNLTLNGFYPDWAKPTASGIKFLLYAFMFVVIYPYLPGSDTKIFQGVSVFVGILFSLGSSSAISNVVAGFVITYMRPFKIGDMVRIGEITGEVIEKTLLVTRLRTLKNEEITVPNASILNGHTINFTSSSKDLGLVLHTTVTIGYDVPWKQVHELLISAALAAEGVLKDRKPFVLQTSLDDFAVAYEINAYTDQSLLMPQIYSSLHQQIQDHFNAAGIEIMSPHYYAHRDGGATTIPPDHLPGDYNAPPFRVKVEKE from the coding sequence ATGAGATTTGTTTTCACCCTTTTATCAACCGCCGCCATTGTCATCGCGGGTTTATCCGCTGTTGCCCAGACAACAGACAGCAGCAAAGCTACCCGCGACGCTATTACCAATACACAACTGGTAAATACAACCCGGCTGTTACGGGAAAGCGACTCTCTTCTGAAGGCCGATGCCGCTGAAAAAGCCGCCCTGCAGGAACAGCTCCTGCAGCTGAAAAACAACAACGATCAGCACAAGCAAGCCTTACTGCAAAAACTGGCCGGATTTGAACAAACAGATTCGCTCAAAAACATCACCCGCCGCCAGCGCATCAATGAGCTGAAAGCCGTTACCATCGGCATTCCTGTAACACCTTTTGGCGACACCCTTTTCAGTGTTTACAACAAACTGGGGCCCCTGCAACCCAGCGAGCGGGCAGAAAATACCATCCGGAAAATACAACAACTGGAAAAAGACCCTTTCTTTTCTCCCGACTCATTACTGGTAGTACCCAATGAAAACAATGTGGACGTTATCTACAACGACCTCATCTTGCTAACTGTAACCGACGATGATGCACTGTGGCTGGAACTGGATAAAAACCAGGTAGCCGCCAATTATGCAACCATTATCAGAAAAACGATCCTGCAACAAAAAGAACAAAACAGCCTGCAATATATCCTGATCCGCATAGCCTGGCTGGCATTGATCCTGGTGATATTCGGCATCATCGTATACTTCATCAACCGCCTTTTCAAACGCCTGCGCATCAGGCTCGTCAAGCATAAAGACCGCTACTTCAAAGGCGTAAAGGTGAAAGAATATCCGTTGCTCAACCAGCAAAAGCAACTGGGTATTGCTTACAGCATTCTCCGGGTTGCCCGCATCGTACTGATCCTGTTTATCTTTTACATTACACTCCCTTTTATATTCAGCATCTTTCCCTGGACAAAAGGCATTGCTGATAAACTCATTAACTGGACGCTGTCACCCATCAAATCCATGCTGTTGGGATTGCTGCATTATCTCCCTAAATTATTGACCATACTCGTTATTTATATCATTACCAGATACCTGGTAAAACTGGTTAACTACCTGGCTGCGGAAGTAGCCGTCGGTAACCTGACACTCAATGGCTTTTATCCCGACTGGGCAAAGCCCACAGCCAGCGGGATCAAGTTCCTGTTATATGCATTCATGTTTGTAGTGATCTATCCTTATCTCCCCGGATCAGATACCAAAATATTCCAGGGGGTGTCTGTTTTTGTAGGTATCCTGTTTTCATTGGGTTCATCTTCGGCCATTTCCAATGTGGTGGCTGGTTTCGTCATTACATATATGCGCCCTTTTAAAATCGGTGACATGGTCAGGATAGGAGAGATTACCGGAGAAGTGATCGAAAAAACATTGCTCGTAACCCGGTTGCGTACCCTCAAAAATGAAGAGATCACCGTACCCAATGCAAGTATTCTCAACGGTCACACCATCAATTTTACCTCCTCCAGTAAAGACCTTGGACTGGTACTGCATACCACGGTAACCATTGGTTATGATGTACCCTGGAAACAGGTACACGAATTACTGATCAGCGCGGCCCTCGCAGCGGAAGGTGTGCTTAAAGACAGGAAACCGTTTGTACTTCAAACCAGTCTTGATGACTTCGCCGTGGCTTACGAAATCAATGCCTATACAGATCAGTCGCTGTTGATGCCACAAATTTATTCCTCCCTGCACCAGCAGATCCAGGACCATTTCAATGCCGCCGGAATAGAAATTATGTCGCCCCACTACTATGCCCACCGCGATGGTGGCGCTACTACCATTCCACCGGATCATCTGCCGGGAGATTATAATGCACCTCCTTTCCGGGTAAAAGTGGAAAAGGAATAA
- a CDS encoding ferritin, giving the protein MLLKELSPKIETALNQQVEMEAASSQYYLAMASWSEVQGYNGIAQFLYRHSDEERAHMLKLLKFINERGGHGLVPALKQPTVKFKNIQAIFEQVFSHELLVSKEINNLVDMCLSEKDYATHNFLQWYVTEQIEEERMARHILDKLKLIGEDKGGLYIFDRDLATLNTTDKH; this is encoded by the coding sequence ATGTTACTGAAAGAATTATCCCCTAAAATTGAAACGGCGCTGAACCAGCAGGTAGAAATGGAAGCCGCCTCTTCCCAATACTACCTTGCAATGGCCTCCTGGTCTGAAGTACAGGGATACAACGGTATCGCCCAGTTCCTTTACCGCCATTCGGACGAAGAAAGGGCGCACATGCTGAAACTGCTGAAATTTATCAACGAGCGGGGCGGGCACGGACTGGTTCCTGCCCTGAAACAGCCTACTGTCAAGTTTAAAAACATACAAGCCATTTTTGAACAGGTGTTTAGTCATGAATTACTGGTTTCAAAAGAAATCAATAACCTGGTAGACATGTGCCTGAGCGAAAAAGATTACGCCACCCATAACTTTTTACAATGGTATGTAACAGAACAGATTGAGGAAGAACGCATGGCACGGCATATTCTCGATAAACTGAAACTGATAGGGGAAGATAAAGGCGGCCTTTATATTTTTGACCGGGATCTCGCCACCCTGAACACAACCGATAAACATTAA
- a CDS encoding C1 family peptidase yields the protein MKKWMMCAAMLCSTAAFAQNSTNVEGSSYQFTVLKNLDAGDVENQGRTGTCWSFSGLSFFESEVLRNGKAKGLNLSEMFVVRKMYPLKADNYVRMHGKANFGEGGGFPDDLLCLREYGLVPQSVYDGNKGKMYNHAEMETLLEGMAKSIGNASGTINPDWKKAFNGVLNAYMGEAPEQFQYNGKSYTPQSFAKELGLNADDYVLISSFTHHPYNSQFVLEVPDNWNWEKVYNVTLEDFTSIAENAVMNGYTLAWAADVSEKGFNFKEGLAIVPDKDWEDMSAEERKNIFLQPGKEKAITAEVRQHAFDNFETQDDHGMHIVGLVKDQNGNKYFRVKNSWGTPNYGQGYFYASEPYFAYKTTCFMVNKKGLPAAIAKKLGIK from the coding sequence ATGAAGAAATGGATGATGTGTGCAGCCATGCTATGCAGTACAGCAGCGTTTGCACAAAACAGTACCAATGTGGAGGGTAGTAGCTACCAGTTTACCGTTTTAAAAAATCTTGATGCCGGTGATGTAGAAAACCAGGGGCGTACCGGCACATGCTGGTCTTTCTCAGGTCTTTCTTTTTTCGAATCTGAAGTACTCCGTAATGGCAAAGCCAAAGGACTGAACCTCAGTGAGATGTTCGTTGTACGCAAAATGTATCCGCTGAAAGCCGACAACTACGTGCGGATGCATGGTAAGGCCAACTTCGGCGAAGGTGGCGGCTTCCCGGATGATCTGTTGTGCCTGCGCGAATACGGCCTGGTACCACAAAGTGTATATGATGGCAATAAAGGTAAAATGTATAACCATGCTGAAATGGAAACACTCCTGGAAGGCATGGCCAAAAGTATCGGCAACGCATCAGGCACCATTAATCCCGACTGGAAGAAAGCATTCAACGGTGTACTGAATGCCTACATGGGCGAAGCACCGGAACAATTCCAATACAACGGAAAGTCCTATACGCCACAGTCTTTTGCAAAAGAACTGGGCCTCAATGCCGACGATTATGTACTCATTTCTTCCTTTACGCACCACCCGTACAATTCACAGTTCGTACTGGAAGTGCCGGACAACTGGAACTGGGAAAAAGTATACAACGTTACCCTGGAAGACTTCACCAGCATCGCTGAAAACGCTGTCATGAATGGCTATACCCTCGCATGGGCAGCTGATGTAAGTGAAAAAGGCTTCAATTTCAAAGAAGGACTGGCCATCGTTCCGGATAAAGACTGGGAAGATATGTCTGCAGAAGAAAGAAAAAACATCTTCCTGCAACCAGGCAAAGAAAAAGCGATCACCGCGGAAGTCCGTCAGCACGCTTTCGATAACTTCGAAACACAGGACGATCACGGTATGCACATTGTAGGGCTGGTGAAAGATCAGAACGGCAACAAATACTTCCGGGTTAAAAACTCCTGGGGTACTCCCAATTACGGACAAGGCTACTTCTATGCTTCCGAACCTTACTTTGCTTACAAAACCACCTGCTTCATGGTAAATAAAAAAGGGTTACCGGCAGCTATCGCAAAGAAACTGGGCATCAAATAA
- a CDS encoding methylglyoxal synthase gives MQTIKTLKARKRIALIAHDHKKAELIEWAIYNKTVLSRHELYATGTTGKLIEEALDVSVRKLLSGPLGGDQQIGALIAEGALDVIIFFWDPMEALPHDPDIKALLRLGVVWNIPIACNRASADFLLTSPLMHQDYEVILPDYSQYTQRKL, from the coding sequence ATGCAGACAATAAAAACGCTTAAAGCCCGCAAAAGGATCGCTCTCATTGCACATGACCATAAAAAGGCTGAACTCATTGAGTGGGCCATTTATAACAAAACTGTGCTGAGCCGCCACGAACTGTATGCTACCGGAACGACCGGCAAGCTTATAGAAGAGGCGCTGGACGTATCCGTAAGAAAGCTGTTGAGCGGCCCCCTGGGCGGCGATCAGCAAATCGGTGCCCTCATAGCAGAAGGCGCCCTGGATGTCATCATTTTCTTCTGGGACCCCATGGAAGCATTGCCGCATGACCCCGACATCAAAGCACTGCTGCGGCTGGGTGTAGTATGGAACATTCCGATTGCCTGCAACCGTGCATCCGCAGACTTTCTGCTTACCTCTCCGCTCATGCACCAGGACTATGAAGTGATCTTGCCGGATTATTCCCAATACACACAAAGGAAATTATAG
- a CDS encoding NifU family protein codes for MIKTGNPIISIYTEMTPNPETMKFVANKLLYPGKSIDFPDEASAKPSPLAMELFSFPFIRGVFIMANFITLTKTNETDWNDIIPTVKAFLKEYLEDSRPVINEDEVVVTKDTASNTVSADDSDVVVRIKELLENYVKPAVEMDGGAIQFKDYSDGTVTLMLQGSCSGCPSSMITLKAGIEGMMKRMIPEVKEVVAEAE; via the coding sequence ATGATTAAAACAGGAAATCCGATCATCAGCATATATACAGAAATGACGCCTAACCCGGAAACAATGAAGTTTGTGGCAAACAAACTCCTGTATCCTGGTAAAAGCATTGATTTTCCGGACGAAGCCAGCGCAAAACCGTCTCCTTTAGCTATGGAGCTGTTTAGCTTCCCTTTCATCAGGGGAGTATTTATTATGGCTAACTTTATTACGCTTACTAAAACCAATGAAACAGACTGGAATGATATAATTCCTACAGTAAAAGCCTTTTTAAAGGAATACCTGGAGGATAGCCGCCCTGTGATCAATGAAGACGAAGTGGTAGTAACGAAAGATACTGCCAGCAACACAGTGAGTGCAGATGACAGTGATGTGGTTGTAAGAATTAAGGAATTACTGGAAAATTATGTGAAACCTGCTGTAGAAATGGATGGCGGCGCCATTCAGTTCAAAGATTACAGTGACGGTACGGTGACACTGATGTTACAGGGTTCCTGCTCAGGATGCCCCTCTTCCATGATTACGTTGAAAGCCGGTATTGAAGGCATGATGAAGCGTATGATCCCGGAAGTGAAGGAAGTAGTGGCAGAAGCAGAATAA
- a CDS encoding ATP-binding protein: MKKVVVIGPESTGKSTLSEKLSTHFNTVWTPEYARAYIDRLPRPYEQHDLLEIATGQLQLEREQAAKANKLLICDTDLYVIKVWSEHKYGDCDARILDQIAQQRCDHYLLTYIDLPWEEDPQREYPDPEMRTYFYNVYRDIVMQSGVTWTDIRGGYEQRETLAIAAVQQLLEN, from the coding sequence ATGAAAAAAGTAGTCGTTATCGGCCCTGAATCAACGGGCAAAAGCACCCTGAGTGAAAAGCTGTCCACACATTTCAATACGGTGTGGACGCCGGAATATGCGCGGGCATATATTGACCGGTTACCACGGCCCTATGAACAGCACGACCTGCTGGAAATAGCTACCGGGCAATTACAACTGGAACGGGAACAGGCCGCCAAAGCCAATAAGCTCCTGATTTGCGATACGGATCTGTATGTGATAAAAGTATGGAGTGAGCATAAGTATGGCGATTGTGATGCACGGATATTGGATCAGATTGCGCAGCAACGTTGCGACCATTACCTGCTTACTTACATCGATCTTCCCTGGGAAGAGGACCCGCAACGCGAGTATCCCGACCCCGAAATGCGTACTTATTTTTATAATGTTTACAGGGATATCGTGATGCAATCCGGTGTAACCTGGACGGATATACGCGGTGGCTATGAACAGCGCGAAACCCTTGCCATAGCGGCGGTACAGCAGCTGTTGGAAAATTAG
- the mtgA gene encoding monofunctional biosynthetic peptidoglycan transglycosylase produces MSLKGIVPRTWRRLKRVLLVLFVAQFVYIILLKWVNPPITITMISSWVSLWGTDSKFHKTWVSYDEISQHAKLAVIASEDQLFPDHDGFDYKSIEKAMKHNQKSKKIRGASTISQQVAKNVFLWQGRSWIRKGLEVYFTFMIEKIWGKQRILEMYLNVAQTGDGIFGIEAAAQAYYNKSAASLNREESAMIAACLPNPVKYTVNPPAKITAYRQRRILIQMRNLSPDRDIMELVTGRK; encoded by the coding sequence ATGAGTTTAAAAGGCATTGTTCCCAGAACGTGGAGGAGATTAAAGAGAGTATTACTGGTTTTATTTGTTGCACAATTCGTTTATATCATCCTGCTGAAATGGGTAAACCCACCTATTACAATTACCATGATATCCAGCTGGGTAAGCCTGTGGGGAACGGATAGTAAATTTCATAAAACATGGGTAAGCTACGATGAGATATCTCAGCACGCCAAACTGGCCGTGATAGCCAGCGAAGACCAGCTCTTCCCTGATCATGATGGATTTGATTATAAGTCTATCGAAAAGGCCATGAAACACAATCAGAAAAGTAAAAAAATAAGAGGCGCCAGCACGATCAGTCAGCAGGTGGCCAAGAACGTATTCCTGTGGCAGGGCCGCAGCTGGATACGTAAAGGACTGGAAGTGTATTTTACTTTTATGATCGAAAAAATCTGGGGGAAGCAACGGATACTGGAAATGTACCTGAACGTTGCACAAACCGGTGATGGCATTTTTGGTATTGAAGCTGCGGCGCAAGCCTACTATAATAAAAGTGCGGCCAGTCTGAACCGGGAAGAATCCGCCATGATAGCCGCTTGTCTTCCTAATCCTGTAAAATATACCGTCAATCCGCCGGCAAAGATCACCGCTTACCGTCAGCGGAGAATACTGATCCAGATGCGTAACCTGTCGCCCGACCGGGATATTATGGAGCTGGTAACCGGTAGAAAATAA
- a CDS encoding family 10 glycosylhydrolase: MLKQFLAGVVLWIIMTQQAWAQMPPKRELRAVWIATVGNIDWPSGRGLSTEQQKQEFIAILNQQQRNGMNAMIVQVRPATDAFYASPYEPWSEYLTGVQGQAPNPYYDPLEFMITETHKRGMEFHAWFNPYRAAMNASRNNVVANHITRLKPQWFVTYDNKKYFDPGIPEVRNYVTTVIRDVVKRYDIDAVHFDDYFYPYRLPGKEFPDNSSYRLYGNGVMKDDWRRSNVDAIIQMLSVAIKAEKPWVKFGISPFGVWRDRAKDPEGSYTRGGMTNYDDLFADVLKWLKNGWIDYVAPQLYWERGHRLADYEVLLNWWSQHGYGRHIYIGHGVYRLGSNAAWKNPRELPTQIEEARTLNTIQGSVFYSAKSFSGNPLGIEDTLRNHLFKFPALRPTMAWLPNMAPEPPYFIDAFERPGGLEIHWADDDTSGHTMQYVLYRFEQNEPVNINDPRKIIGILPQASDPEFKDATYVRGKTYTYVVTALDRMQNESHVGEPLRMELRGGKPFFIFEP; this comes from the coding sequence ATGTTGAAGCAATTTTTAGCAGGCGTGGTCCTATGGATAATTATGACGCAACAGGCATGGGCACAGATGCCGCCCAAACGCGAACTTCGGGCGGTGTGGATAGCCACTGTGGGCAACATTGACTGGCCATCGGGACGCGGGCTGAGTACGGAGCAACAAAAACAGGAATTCATTGCAATCCTCAACCAGCAGCAACGTAATGGCATGAATGCCATGATAGTACAGGTTCGCCCGGCAACCGATGCCTTTTATGCATCGCCGTATGAGCCGTGGTCGGAATACCTGACCGGTGTACAGGGACAAGCCCCCAATCCTTACTATGATCCGCTTGAGTTCATGATAACCGAAACGCATAAACGTGGTATGGAGTTTCACGCCTGGTTCAATCCTTATCGTGCCGCCATGAATGCCAGCCGCAATAATGTGGTAGCCAATCATATTACCCGCCTGAAACCACAGTGGTTCGTTACTTACGACAACAAAAAATATTTCGATCCGGGTATCCCGGAAGTACGCAATTATGTAACCACGGTAATCCGCGACGTGGTTAAACGGTACGACATAGATGCCGTGCATTTCGATGATTATTTCTACCCTTACCGCCTTCCCGGTAAAGAGTTTCCTGACAACAGCTCCTACCGGCTTTATGGCAACGGGGTGATGAAAGATGACTGGCGCCGGTCCAATGTAGACGCCATTATACAGATGCTCAGTGTGGCGATCAAAGCAGAAAAGCCCTGGGTAAAATTTGGCATCAGCCCGTTTGGTGTGTGGCGCGACAGGGCCAAAGACCCCGAAGGCTCCTATACCAGGGGTGGCATGACCAACTACGACGATCTTTTTGCCGATGTATTGAAATGGTTAAAAAATGGCTGGATAGACTATGTAGCACCGCAATTATACTGGGAGCGCGGTCACCGGCTGGCGGATTACGAAGTACTGCTGAACTGGTGGAGCCAGCACGGCTATGGCCGGCATATATACATAGGCCATGGCGTATACCGCCTTGGCAGTAATGCCGCCTGGAAAAACCCCCGTGAACTGCCTACACAGATAGAAGAAGCACGCACCCTGAATACCATACAGGGAAGTGTTTTTTATAGTGCTAAATCATTCAGTGGAAATCCGCTGGGGATAGAAGACACCCTGCGCAATCACCTCTTTAAATTCCCGGCGTTACGCCCCACCATGGCCTGGTTGCCCAATATGGCACCGGAACCACCCTATTTTATTGATGCTTTTGAAAGACCCGGCGGGTTGGAAATTCACTGGGCTGATGATGATACCAGTGGTCACACCATGCAATATGTGCTGTATCGTTTCGAGCAAAACGAGCCGGTGAACATAAACGACCCGAGAAAGATAATCGGTATCCTGCCACAGGCTTCCGATCCTGAATTTAAAGACGCCACTTATGTGAGGGGTAAAACCTATACTTACGTGGTTACGGCGCTGGACCGGATGCAAAATGAAAGTCATGTTGGCGAGCCCTTACGCATGGAGTTAAGAGGAGGGAAGCCGTTCTTTATTTTTGAACCATAA